Proteins encoded by one window of Superficieibacter sp. HKU1:
- a CDS encoding ABC transporter substrate-binding protein — protein MLRKICALTLLTTSVLGAGNALAADKLVVSTWGGGFKDLIDQTIAKEFTKETGVEVQFVTGGTIDRLNKAKLAGGSPETDVTFTTAHVGYLYANSGLFEKLDMSKLPNAANLVEQAKVSPYHLGVWGYVYTIGYRPDLVPKGTTFESWNDLWKPELKGTLALPDWDPSHIIAVSAKLSGTDAAHWQQGQAKMKALIPNIKSFYTDDANSQQLISTGETPVQVMLSMNAYNMMAEGVDVKLVIPKEGAILGVDTLGINKGTKHADLAYKFMNIALKPEIQEQVAKIYHGSPTVTNAHIDPELAKLPGMLTTPEQWNATINTDPQLRAEKTAEWRQWFSENIMSH, from the coding sequence CGCTGGCGGCTGACAAGCTGGTTGTCAGCACCTGGGGCGGCGGCTTTAAAGATCTGATTGATCAAACCATTGCCAAAGAGTTCACCAAAGAAACCGGCGTAGAAGTGCAGTTTGTCACGGGCGGCACCATCGATCGTCTCAACAAAGCGAAGCTGGCAGGCGGTTCACCTGAAACCGACGTGACCTTTACCACGGCGCACGTGGGCTATCTGTATGCCAACTCGGGCCTGTTTGAAAAACTCGATATGAGCAAACTGCCGAATGCCGCGAATCTGGTGGAGCAGGCGAAAGTCAGCCCTTATCACCTTGGCGTATGGGGCTACGTTTACACCATCGGCTATCGTCCGGACCTGGTGCCGAAGGGCACCACCTTTGAAAGCTGGAACGATCTGTGGAAACCAGAGCTGAAGGGCACGCTGGCGCTGCCGGACTGGGACCCGAGCCATATCATCGCGGTTTCCGCCAAACTTTCCGGCACCGATGCGGCGCACTGGCAGCAGGGACAGGCGAAGATGAAAGCGCTGATCCCGAATATCAAATCCTTCTATACCGACGATGCTAACAGCCAGCAGCTGATCTCCACCGGCGAAACGCCAGTACAGGTCATGCTGTCGATGAACGCCTACAACATGATGGCCGAAGGGGTGGACGTCAAACTGGTGATACCGAAAGAGGGGGCGATTTTGGGCGTCGATACCCTGGGGATCAACAAAGGCACCAAACACGCCGATCTTGCGTATAAGTTTATGAATATCGCCCTGAAGCCTGAAATTCAGGAGCAGGTGGCAAAGATCTACCACGGCAGTCCAACGGTCACCAATGCCCATATCGATCCTGAGCTGGCGAAACTGCCGGGCATGTTGACCACCCCTGAACAGTGGAACGCCACTATCAACACCGATCCGCAACTGCGTGCCGAGAAAACCGCGGAGTGGCGCCAGTGGTTCTCTGAAAACATCATGTCTCATTGA
- a CDS encoding ABC transporter permease — protein MTRKPTFLPWFIIPATLTAIGLVIAMFAVMQFSVRAYIPGSLDVGGFTLANFTALFKSIYADAFINTVMLSAKTAIFGLLMSYPLAYALVRTRTTWIKSTILIIAITPLFLGEVVRTYSWIIVLGNSGFLNSLLLATGIISTPVQFMFTQTGVVLALVHVTMPIMVLMLATALSHINPDYEKAAASLGAGPIRTLLTVTIPLSVPGIIASLTTAFAWTFSAFATPQLIGGGRVSTVATMVYQLGFSSMNFPFAAALSIAGLILTVLLLLALKRMTRFLNAMGEH, from the coding sequence ATGACGAGAAAACCGACATTTTTACCCTGGTTCATTATTCCCGCCACGCTTACCGCCATCGGACTGGTTATCGCGATGTTTGCGGTCATGCAGTTTAGCGTGCGCGCCTATATCCCCGGTTCGCTCGACGTGGGCGGATTTACCCTGGCGAACTTTACTGCCCTGTTCAAAAGCATCTATGCCGATGCCTTTATTAACACGGTCATGCTGAGCGCCAAAACCGCTATCTTTGGTCTGCTGATGAGCTATCCCCTGGCGTATGCGCTGGTGCGTACCCGCACGACGTGGATCAAATCGACGATTTTGATTATCGCGATTACGCCACTGTTTCTCGGCGAAGTGGTGCGCACCTATTCATGGATTATCGTGCTGGGTAACAGCGGCTTCCTGAATAGCCTGCTGCTGGCGACAGGCATTATCTCAACGCCCGTTCAGTTTATGTTTACCCAAACGGGCGTGGTGCTGGCGCTGGTACACGTCACCATGCCAATCATGGTACTTATGCTGGCGACCGCGTTGTCACACATCAACCCGGATTACGAGAAAGCCGCCGCCAGCCTCGGCGCAGGCCCGATCCGCACCTTGCTGACCGTGACGATCCCTCTGTCGGTTCCCGGCATTATCGCCAGCCTGACGACCGCTTTTGCCTGGACCTTCAGCGCCTTCGCCACCCCGCAACTTATTGGCGGCGGACGCGTCAGCACCGTGGCAACCATGGTTTATCAACTGGGTTTCTCGTCGATGAATTTCCCGTTTGCCGCCGCGCTCAGCATCGCCGGATTAATCCTGACCGTTCTGC